GTTCAAAAATATTCAACCTCAAATATTTGAAACCTGGTAAGCAGATTGCTATCGAAGTATATGAGAAACGATTTAGTTGTTCATtatgatcaaaatcaaaatgaTCAATTAGAAGGAAGAGTTGCTCATTACAACTTACCTATTTTTGATCTACCAACTTTATATAGTAAACTAAAAGAAACATAAGATTTTACCAAAAGCAATTAGCAATATTAGTTAATTAATTAAATAGCTATACACAACTTCTACGCTAATTCACCAAAATGATATTTAGTAGGACTATCAAGGATTAAATCACTGGTGGGTTGCTGCTGAACCACCAATATTGATCCATTACAACGTGAGTCAGGTGAAGAAAGCATGTCCCCTATAACTCCTAACTCTGGAAACTCATTCCACTCCTCAAGAGCTCGAAGTAGTTCCGACGAGCTTCCGTCATGGTCTTTACCTACTATTAAAAGGTCGAATGTGTATTCGATGGATGTGATCACTGTGACAATCTCCACACTGTCTTTCACTTCTTGTTCTCTATACACTACGTTTTCAAGACCTTCATTATATCTTCGAAAATTTTCGATGCAATCATTATCCAATGAGTAGTTAGGATCATGGTACGTCGGATTATTGGATTTCTCATCCTGGTTATTATAAGAGAACCTGAATAGAGTTAGTTTCACGTTATTGTCCTCTCCCATGCGAGCGCCATAAGATAGTGCTTCTCTGTCATCTGCACCACCCAAGAAGATTACTGCAACACGATATGCAGGTTTTGTTTTATCCGTAATATTACAAGATACTTGTGTTCTTTGCGGATGTCCTCGATCCACTAGGAGACCAACGGAGCAAGGTGCCCTCTTAAGAACGTTTTGGTTCACTTTTCGAATCGACGTTGGCAAATGTAACGAACTACTGAAAGCTGGATTGTGATGGAAGGGTAAGATTATCAGGGACGCTCTTCTTTCTGACGCAATTGAGCAAATGTCGTCATGCATCGTAGTGTACGGCGAGATTGCTGTGAAGGAATTTACCGAAATTGTTCCCCTGCCTTGTTTTTCATACGATTTGAAGGCATTGATGATGTGTGAAGATGAGTTGAATTGTGAACTAATTTTGCGACTCTTGTGAGCAACGAGTAGAGGCGAAGCTCGGCCTTGAAGCTGTATTAAATGAAGCACATAAATGCAGATAGGACTATATGCTGTTGGATGAGAAGCTCCAAGGACATCGAGGATGGTTGGGACATTTTCGTCGTGGTAGATACATGCAAGAATTCGAAATTCTACATTCCGTTTACAATTCTGAATACTTCTTCTTTTGTAGGTAATGTATCTCCTTGAAGGGTTGTACAGAAATTTTACCGTGGGCGAAATTGTTCCGGTTACAATTAGCATTGACAAAACCAGAATAGTGTAAAGAGTATCAGTAATAAGCTGCAAATCAAATTAATAAAGTTAGTTAATCTGGAATGTATTTTTCTAAATAATATATTCCTTCCATCCTATAAAAATGGGggctaactcttttttttttcttttttgcgtaTAAAAGCACGTAAAAATAGAAATTAGAAAACACCAAAAATTAGAAAGGGTGTgtcttttaattttttatttttacttaatAGCAGGTAAAAGTAGAAAAATGGAAAACATTAAAAATTAAGATGagtggtttttcttcttttgctacTTTTCTAGTTTTGCTTAAGGACATGTTAATTTAGAAAGTAAAAAACACTTCTCTATTTTTGTTTAAGAACAtgcaaaattagaaaaatgataaacgGCTCTGTACGGGAACATGCAAACTTAGGAAAATATAAGAAAATCCATTACTTATAAGATGGAAGTAATAATATTTAATAGAAAATATTAGTCTTGTATCAAATGTATAGATATAGATATATTTACCCCAAGACCTAACGCACAGGCCCAGAACATGAGATCTAATATTCCTTGGACGTTCATGATTAGCCCTAGCAAGAAGGCATCTTGATAAGGCATTCTGCAGTACAGAGCCGGCAGCATTGTTCCCAAAAGCTTTCCTATAAAACTG
The nucleotide sequence above comes from Papaver somniferum cultivar HN1 unplaced genomic scaffold, ASM357369v1 unplaced-scaffold_115, whole genome shotgun sequence. Encoded proteins:
- the LOC113329034 gene encoding cation/H(+) antiporter 15-like; amino-acid sequence: MKIARLVVDYHNGTIFYCGGGVYDGISSIWNEDDSPFDYLYPVFSLQIVIASFFTSFMKWLLEPLGQTSLTSHMIGGIMAGPSCFGRTDLFSTKLFLPNSMYMFDNCQYFGSMFFLFLIGVKTDLHMLTRSGKKAWFIGFCVFIVPLFFNLSASQLLDKSIKLDNKLADYIHNFAAMMSLSSFHVIACFLDDLQLLSSELGRLAMSASMISGILSWCLAFVCFTIITSLEAKRPHALMLIILACCAMFLCIIFVLRPIMFWIIRNTPNDKNVKEVYVFSIFVMVLLSSLCGEVIGSHFLLGPMVLGMAVPAGPPLGAAIEEKLEFFVKYILLPTFVVACGFRVNIFEVNLDDFIILELIVVVSFIGKLLGTMLPALYCRMPYQDAFLLGLIMNVQGILDLMFWACALGLGLITDTLYTILVLSMLIVTGTISPTVKFLYNPSRRYITYKRRSIQNCKRNVEFRILACIYHDENVPTILDVLGASHPTAYSPICIYVLHLIQLQGRASPLLVAHKSRKISSQFNSSSHIINAFKSYEKQGRGTISVNSFTAISPYTTMHDDICSIASERRASLIILPFHHNPAFSSSLHLPTSIRKVNQNVLKRAPCSVGLLVDRGHPQRTQVSCNITDKTKPAYRVAVIFLGGADDREALSYGARMGEDNNVKLTLFRFSYNNQDEKSNNPTYHDPNYSLDNDCIENFRRYNEGLENVVYREQEVKDSVEIVTVITSIEYTFDLLIVGKDHDGSSSELLRALEEWNEFPELGVIGDMLSSPDSRCNGSILVVQQQPTSDLILDSPTKYHFGELA